One window of Salvelinus fontinalis isolate EN_2023a chromosome 19, ASM2944872v1, whole genome shotgun sequence genomic DNA carries:
- the ftcdnl1 gene encoding formiminotransferase N-terminal subdomain-containing protein isoform X1, with protein MGSFRGMAHSAISQRLVACLLNVSEARKKELVETVARAAVFDSNGGRREGTTVLNIFNDLDYNRSVITIVASIDCIKEAVLSACEQACRLIDMSAYAGGHPTMGAVDLVPLYPLGEEVGLGDCAKEARGCRKRNRFESDMHAFWTVAAGLTERVSGTSAFFFGWADSPQHRGLAQRRKEMGWFRKNPDTGAIRPDVGPLPQKRYGLTGIGASPYVMNCNVTIDTQDLALGRSIAMSIRESTPGGIPGVQVLALPHEGAVEIACNVESMKGNPPSQVGERGGPWPTFSIGGQLYCHAPASLITARVAELAGRQGVATKGTALVGFTPHECRGLAERALSLGIAEFWKELRRLHM; from the exons ATGGGCTCCTTCAGGGGGATGGCTCATAGTGCCATAAGCCAGCGTCTGGTCGCCTGCCTCCTCAATGTCTCAGAAGCCCGCAAGAAGGAATTGGTGGAAACAGTGGCCAGGGCAGCTGTATTTGACAGTAATG GCGGACGGCGAGAAGGGACAACAGTGCTCAACATCTTTAATGACCTAGACTACAACCGGTCTGTCATCACCATCGTGGCCAGTATTGACTGCATCA AGGAGGCAGTGCTGTCTGCGTGTGAGCAGGCCTGTCGACTGATTGACATGAGTGCCTATGCAGGCGGCCACCCAACGATGGGCGCTGTGGACCTGGTGCCCCTCTACCCTCTGGGAGAGGAGGTGGGACTGGGGGACTGTGCCAAAGAAGCTAGAG GTTGCAGGAAAAGGAACCGATTCGAATCGGATATGCACGCATTTTGGA CGGTGGCTGCTGGGCTGACTGAACGGGTCAGTGGCACCAGTGCTTTCTTCTTTGGTTGGGCAGACTCACCCCAGCACCGAGGCCTGGCGCAGAGACGCAAGGAGATGGGCTGGTTCAGGAAGAATCCAGACACAGGAGCCATCCGACCAGACGTGGGGCCCCTGCCACAGAAACGATATGGCCTCACAG GCATCGGAGCTAGTCCCTACGTCATGAACTGCAACGTCACCATCGACACCCAGGACCTGGCTCTGGGGCGCAGCATCGCCATGTCGATTAGGGAGTCTACCCCTGGGGGGATACCGGGGGTGCAAGTGCTGGCCCTGCCACACGAGGGTGCCGTGGAGATAGCCTGCAATGTGGAGAGCATGAAGGGAAACCCTCCTAGCCAGGTTGGGGAGAGGGGCGGGCCGTGGCCCACCTTCAGTATTGGTGGGCAGCTATACTGCCACGCCCCGGCATCTCTTATCACAGCCAGGGTGGCAGAGCTGGCAGGACGGCAGGGGGTGGCCACTAAGGGCACGGCGCTGGTGGGGTTCACGCCCCATGAGTGCAGAGGCCTGGCAGAGAGAGCTTTGTCATTGGGCATCGCTGAGTTCTGGAAAGAACTGCGCAGGTTACACATGTAA
- the c19h2orf69 gene encoding mitochondrial protein C2orf69 homolog isoform X1 gives MHLRLNYTNPVLDPMITTRGVATGFHCAANAMSAAAGSSSFEPPEHSLPGLQETRPGSPPRLRRLVDIPGCQPDRVNDLLLLSTLDSQGRCGSDAEYRSAHVVFFPGDIQNFQQEMSLQPEGAQWLSWSLENVALTLGRRFPDRHVWVIRASRMYLHKFSCYHNFVESNLFGAPEHSPDYGAFRHLRALLSNGMERAGLPNPLPLQRGGDTVAPGFSLALVGFSKGCVVLNQMVYELARARADPELGPFVERLSDMYWLDGGHPGGSETWVTDKRALGELAASGVAVHAHVTPYEVRDPMRAWVGREHGRFVKKLEDLGARLSQKLHFEDEPASIENHFRIIQDF, from the exons ATGCATTTGCGTCTAAACTACACTAATCCGGTTTTAGACCCCATGATAACCACTCGTGGAGTTGCAACGGGCTTTCATTGTGCAGCAAACGCAATGAGCGCTGCAGCAGGTTCATCGTCATTCGAGCCTCCAGAGCATTCTCTGCCTGGACTCCAGGAAACACGCCCTGGGAGCCCGCCGCGACTGCGGAGACTGGTCGACATTCCGGGATGCCAACCGGACCGAGTCAACGACTTGCTTCTACTCAGTACTTTGGATTCACAGGGACGATGCGGTTCAGACGCCGAATATCGCAGTGCACATGTTGTGTTTTTCCCTGGAGACATACAG AACTTCCAGCAGGAGATGTCGCTCCAGCCAGAGGGGGCGCAGTGGCTGTCCTGGAGCCTGGAGAACGTCGCCCTCACCCTGGGTCGCCGCTTCCCTGACCGCCACGTGTGGGTGATCCGAGCCTCCCGCATGTACCTGCACAAGTTCAGCTGCTATCACAACTTTGTGGAGAGCAACCTGTTTGGAGCGCCCGAGCACTCACCTGACTACGGAGCATTTCGCCACCTGAG GGCACTGCTGAGCAACGGCATGGAGCGAGCTGGCTTGCCTAACCCCCTCCCGCTTCAAAGGGGTGGCGACACAGTTGCCCCGGGTTTCTCCTTGGCCCTGGTTGGCTTCAGCAAAGGCTGCGTGGTGCTCAACCAGATGGTGTACGAGCTGGCGAGGGCGCGGGCTGACCCGGAGCTGGGGCCATTTGTGGAGCGCCTTTCAGACATGTACTGGCTGGACGGTGGCCACCCGGGAGGCAGCGAGACCTGGGTGACTGACAAGCGGGCGCTGGGGGAACTGGCGGCCAGTGGGGTTGCGGTCCACGCCCATGTGACACCGTACGAGGTGCGTGACCCCATGCGAGCCTGGGTGGGCCGAGAGCATGGTCGCTTTGTCAAGAAACTTGAGGATCTAGGGGCCCGACTCAGCCAGAAGCTGCACTTTGAGGATGAGCCAGCATCCATCGAGAACCACTTCCGGATCATCCAGGATTTCTAA
- the c19h2orf69 gene encoding mitochondrial protein C2orf69 homolog isoform X2, translating to MITTRGVATGFHCAANAMSAAAGSSSFEPPEHSLPGLQETRPGSPPRLRRLVDIPGCQPDRVNDLLLLSTLDSQGRCGSDAEYRSAHVVFFPGDIQNFQQEMSLQPEGAQWLSWSLENVALTLGRRFPDRHVWVIRASRMYLHKFSCYHNFVESNLFGAPEHSPDYGAFRHLRALLSNGMERAGLPNPLPLQRGGDTVAPGFSLALVGFSKGCVVLNQMVYELARARADPELGPFVERLSDMYWLDGGHPGGSETWVTDKRALGELAASGVAVHAHVTPYEVRDPMRAWVGREHGRFVKKLEDLGARLSQKLHFEDEPASIENHFRIIQDF from the exons ATGATAACCACTCGTGGAGTTGCAACGGGCTTTCATTGTGCAGCAAACGCAATGAGCGCTGCAGCAGGTTCATCGTCATTCGAGCCTCCAGAGCATTCTCTGCCTGGACTCCAGGAAACACGCCCTGGGAGCCCGCCGCGACTGCGGAGACTGGTCGACATTCCGGGATGCCAACCGGACCGAGTCAACGACTTGCTTCTACTCAGTACTTTGGATTCACAGGGACGATGCGGTTCAGACGCCGAATATCGCAGTGCACATGTTGTGTTTTTCCCTGGAGACATACAG AACTTCCAGCAGGAGATGTCGCTCCAGCCAGAGGGGGCGCAGTGGCTGTCCTGGAGCCTGGAGAACGTCGCCCTCACCCTGGGTCGCCGCTTCCCTGACCGCCACGTGTGGGTGATCCGAGCCTCCCGCATGTACCTGCACAAGTTCAGCTGCTATCACAACTTTGTGGAGAGCAACCTGTTTGGAGCGCCCGAGCACTCACCTGACTACGGAGCATTTCGCCACCTGAG GGCACTGCTGAGCAACGGCATGGAGCGAGCTGGCTTGCCTAACCCCCTCCCGCTTCAAAGGGGTGGCGACACAGTTGCCCCGGGTTTCTCCTTGGCCCTGGTTGGCTTCAGCAAAGGCTGCGTGGTGCTCAACCAGATGGTGTACGAGCTGGCGAGGGCGCGGGCTGACCCGGAGCTGGGGCCATTTGTGGAGCGCCTTTCAGACATGTACTGGCTGGACGGTGGCCACCCGGGAGGCAGCGAGACCTGGGTGACTGACAAGCGGGCGCTGGGGGAACTGGCGGCCAGTGGGGTTGCGGTCCACGCCCATGTGACACCGTACGAGGTGCGTGACCCCATGCGAGCCTGGGTGGGCCGAGAGCATGGTCGCTTTGTCAAGAAACTTGAGGATCTAGGGGCCCGACTCAGCCAGAAGCTGCACTTTGAGGATGAGCCAGCATCCATCGAGAACCACTTCCGGATCATCCAGGATTTCTAA
- the ftcdnl1 gene encoding formiminotransferase N-terminal subdomain-containing protein isoform X2, giving the protein MAHSAISQRLVACLLNVSEARKKELVETVARAAVFDSNGGRREGTTVLNIFNDLDYNRSVITIVASIDCIKEAVLSACEQACRLIDMSAYAGGHPTMGAVDLVPLYPLGEEVGLGDCAKEARGCRKRNRFESDMHAFWTVAAGLTERVSGTSAFFFGWADSPQHRGLAQRRKEMGWFRKNPDTGAIRPDVGPLPQKRYGLTGIGASPYVMNCNVTIDTQDLALGRSIAMSIRESTPGGIPGVQVLALPHEGAVEIACNVESMKGNPPSQVGERGGPWPTFSIGGQLYCHAPASLITARVAELAGRQGVATKGTALVGFTPHECRGLAERALSLGIAEFWKELRRLHM; this is encoded by the exons ATGGCTCATAGTGCCATAAGCCAGCGTCTGGTCGCCTGCCTCCTCAATGTCTCAGAAGCCCGCAAGAAGGAATTGGTGGAAACAGTGGCCAGGGCAGCTGTATTTGACAGTAATG GCGGACGGCGAGAAGGGACAACAGTGCTCAACATCTTTAATGACCTAGACTACAACCGGTCTGTCATCACCATCGTGGCCAGTATTGACTGCATCA AGGAGGCAGTGCTGTCTGCGTGTGAGCAGGCCTGTCGACTGATTGACATGAGTGCCTATGCAGGCGGCCACCCAACGATGGGCGCTGTGGACCTGGTGCCCCTCTACCCTCTGGGAGAGGAGGTGGGACTGGGGGACTGTGCCAAAGAAGCTAGAG GTTGCAGGAAAAGGAACCGATTCGAATCGGATATGCACGCATTTTGGA CGGTGGCTGCTGGGCTGACTGAACGGGTCAGTGGCACCAGTGCTTTCTTCTTTGGTTGGGCAGACTCACCCCAGCACCGAGGCCTGGCGCAGAGACGCAAGGAGATGGGCTGGTTCAGGAAGAATCCAGACACAGGAGCCATCCGACCAGACGTGGGGCCCCTGCCACAGAAACGATATGGCCTCACAG GCATCGGAGCTAGTCCCTACGTCATGAACTGCAACGTCACCATCGACACCCAGGACCTGGCTCTGGGGCGCAGCATCGCCATGTCGATTAGGGAGTCTACCCCTGGGGGGATACCGGGGGTGCAAGTGCTGGCCCTGCCACACGAGGGTGCCGTGGAGATAGCCTGCAATGTGGAGAGCATGAAGGGAAACCCTCCTAGCCAGGTTGGGGAGAGGGGCGGGCCGTGGCCCACCTTCAGTATTGGTGGGCAGCTATACTGCCACGCCCCGGCATCTCTTATCACAGCCAGGGTGGCAGAGCTGGCAGGACGGCAGGGGGTGGCCACTAAGGGCACGGCGCTGGTGGGGTTCACGCCCCATGAGTGCAGAGGCCTGGCAGAGAGAGCTTTGTCATTGGGCATCGCTGAGTTCTGGAAAGAACTGCGCAGGTTACACATGTAA
- the ftcdnl1 gene encoding formiminotransferase N-terminal subdomain-containing protein isoform X3: MGSFRGMAHSAISQRLVACLLNVSEARKKELVETVARAAVFDSNGGRREGTTVLNIFNDLDYNRSVITIVASIDCIKEAVLSACEQACRLIDMSAYAGGHPTMGAVDLVPLYPLGEEVGLGDCAKEARAVAAGLTERVSGTSAFFFGWADSPQHRGLAQRRKEMGWFRKNPDTGAIRPDVGPLPQKRYGLTGIGASPYVMNCNVTIDTQDLALGRSIAMSIRESTPGGIPGVQVLALPHEGAVEIACNVESMKGNPPSQVGERGGPWPTFSIGGQLYCHAPASLITARVAELAGRQGVATKGTALVGFTPHECRGLAERALSLGIAEFWKELRRLHM; encoded by the exons ATGGGCTCCTTCAGGGGGATGGCTCATAGTGCCATAAGCCAGCGTCTGGTCGCCTGCCTCCTCAATGTCTCAGAAGCCCGCAAGAAGGAATTGGTGGAAACAGTGGCCAGGGCAGCTGTATTTGACAGTAATG GCGGACGGCGAGAAGGGACAACAGTGCTCAACATCTTTAATGACCTAGACTACAACCGGTCTGTCATCACCATCGTGGCCAGTATTGACTGCATCA AGGAGGCAGTGCTGTCTGCGTGTGAGCAGGCCTGTCGACTGATTGACATGAGTGCCTATGCAGGCGGCCACCCAACGATGGGCGCTGTGGACCTGGTGCCCCTCTACCCTCTGGGAGAGGAGGTGGGACTGGGGGACTGTGCCAAAGAAGCTAGAG CGGTGGCTGCTGGGCTGACTGAACGGGTCAGTGGCACCAGTGCTTTCTTCTTTGGTTGGGCAGACTCACCCCAGCACCGAGGCCTGGCGCAGAGACGCAAGGAGATGGGCTGGTTCAGGAAGAATCCAGACACAGGAGCCATCCGACCAGACGTGGGGCCCCTGCCACAGAAACGATATGGCCTCACAG GCATCGGAGCTAGTCCCTACGTCATGAACTGCAACGTCACCATCGACACCCAGGACCTGGCTCTGGGGCGCAGCATCGCCATGTCGATTAGGGAGTCTACCCCTGGGGGGATACCGGGGGTGCAAGTGCTGGCCCTGCCACACGAGGGTGCCGTGGAGATAGCCTGCAATGTGGAGAGCATGAAGGGAAACCCTCCTAGCCAGGTTGGGGAGAGGGGCGGGCCGTGGCCCACCTTCAGTATTGGTGGGCAGCTATACTGCCACGCCCCGGCATCTCTTATCACAGCCAGGGTGGCAGAGCTGGCAGGACGGCAGGGGGTGGCCACTAAGGGCACGGCGCTGGTGGGGTTCACGCCCCATGAGTGCAGAGGCCTGGCAGAGAGAGCTTTGTCATTGGGCATCGCTGAGTTCTGGAAAGAACTGCGCAGGTTACACATGTAA